CGCTGGGAACATATTTTAACTTCACGGTTGTAGCCCCGTTCGAGGACTGAAAGTTCAAGAAGAGCCCCACCCAATCCCTGGTCGAGTGGTTGCTGGGGGCCTGCCAGGAGAATGTAATATTCTCACCGGGTTTCACCGTGCTTGGTGAAGTGACAACTCTAAAGCCAGCAATTGAAGTGGTTTGGGACAGACCGGTTGTTGGGGAGTACAAGGCAAATGTGAGCGAAATCAAGGTAACTGCCTTGAATGTCTTGAAGAATTTTTCCATTGGTGTTCCTTCCTGAGAGACGAGCCTTTTACAATTCTTGCTACTTTCAACTTATGGATGTACTGGAACCATTCGGGAATATTGGGGCGGCGCAAGCAGAGTTGGGAAATGCCAGTTACATGCCAGTGACAGTATCAAGTTCTTTCATTGCTTTATGTGAATAGGGCAATGGAGAACTGTATGGAGTTTCTCTCAGGGAACACTACGATGCGGGTAAAGTATTGTCATCTTGGGGTTTTCTGACTGGCAAATTATGTACGCGGGAGTGTCTCCGGTTATCTCTCAAACATCTGTTCAAACGAAACCGCGCAGCGGCTGGCAGCTACTCAAGACATCAGTCGGTACCTTGTTGGCGTGGGTGCATGCTCACGTAACGTATCTTTTTTTTCCACATGCCACTTGAGAAGTCAACCCAAAATTCTCCGATCGAGGTGTCAGTGATCGTCCCTTGCCGGAACGAGGAGGAGATGATCGCCGATTGCGTGAGCTCGATTCTTCAACAACACCCGGTGGGGGGGGGAATGGAGTTGATCGTCGCAGACGGCCTCTCAACGGACAACACGCGCGAGGTTCTTACGCAAATGGCCCGGAACGACGCGCGCCTCAGGGTCATCGATAACTCCGGACGGATCGTGTCCAGTGGATTGAACGCGGCTTTGGAGGTCGCTCGAGGCGCGATCATCGTTCGCATGGACGCGCACACACTCTATGCTCCTGACTATATCCGGCAGTGCATCACTGCACTTCAGGAAACCGGCGCCGACAACGTCGGGGGCCCGGCACTGACGGCCGGAGAAGGTTATTTCCAAAGAGCCATTTCAGCCGCCTATCACTCTCCGTTCGCCGTGGGGGGAGCACGATTTCACAATCCCGATTACGAAGGATTTGTCGATACCGTTCCCTACGGATGCTGGCCACGCAGGGTGTTCTCGGAGATCGGTCTCTTTGATGAAGAGTTGGTCCGCAATCAGGACGACGAGTTCAACCTCCGGCTCATCCGTTCAGGCGGAAAAATCTGGCAGTCACCACGCATCAAGAGCTGGTACCGGCCGAGGGGGTCGCTTCGGGATCTGTTTCGACAGTACTGCCAGTATGGATATTGGAAAGTCCGCGTCATCCAGAAGCATCGACTTCCAGCTTCGATCCGCCATGTGATTCCCGGTCTGTTTCTCTTGTCCTTGGCGGGGTTGTTGCTGCTCTCCTTGTGGTGGCGTCCGGCTATCTGGGGCTTGGGCGCCGTGGCCGCCCTCTATGCCGCCGGGACTCTCGGAGCGTCCCTTGTCACGGCCGCTAAGCGCGGGTGGACACTCCTTCCTGTTCTCCCTGTAGTATTCGCGACCTACCATGTGAGCTACGGGATTGGCTTCCTGCGCGGTCTGTGGGATTTCCTGGTCATTCGCCGGGGGCCGCACCGATCATTGGCCACACTGTCGCGGGGACCCGCAGCACGGAAAATAACGTCCGATACCTAGAGGATGTGGGCCGATGAGTCCTACTTTTGAAAAAGTCGACCTGCCGTTTCAAGACTGGGAAACAATCCTGGGCACGTTCGAGGACCGGACGATTTTCCAGTCGCCGGCCTGGCTTGCATTCGTCACCAAGACTCAGGGGGCAGAGCCTATTTTTGCCCGCCTCCGTGAGGGAGCCCGGACGTTGGGCTACTTCAGTGGGCTGATCGTGAAACGGTTCGGCCTCAGGATTCTCGGCAGCCCCCTGCCCGGTTGGACGACTTCTTATATGGGGATGAACCTTCTCCCGGGCGTTTCGCGGCGTTCCGCGCTGGAAGCGCTCCAGGGATTGGCATTCGAGCGGTTGGGGTGCGTCCATATGGAAATGATGGACCGCAATCTGCTGATCGAGGATGCCGACGGCCTCGGATTTGAGTATCGGCAGTTCGGAGGGTTCGAAATCGATCTGACTCAGAACCTGGACCAGCTCTTTTCCAACATGGCGAGCGCCTGCCGGCGCTGTATCCGGCGAGCGGAAAAGAGCGGAGTCATCATCGAAGAGGCGCACGATGCCGCCTTTGCCGATGAGTATTATGCGCAGCTTCAAGTGGTGTTCCAAAAGCGATCCCTAGTGCCGACTTATGGTGTGGAGCGAGTCCGCGAATTGATCACCTGTCTGTCGGATACGGGCCGGCTGCTCCTTCTGCGCGCACGGGACCCTCAAGGCCGATGTATCGCCACCGGGATTTTCCCGGCAATGAATACCACCATGTATTTTTGGGGTGGCGCCAGTTGGAGAGAGACGTTGGGCTATCGTCCGAATGAAGCCGTTCAGTGGCACGCCATGCAGTATTGGAAGGCGAGGGGGATCCACCGGTATGACATGGGAGGAGGAGGTGAATACAAACGGAAATTTGGCGGTTGTGAAATCATGGTTCCCTGGTTGCGGAAGTCAAAGTATCCGGGATTGGCGTCCCTCCGCAGCCTGACGAAACAGGTGGTTGGTTGGCGCCAACGGATTGCCGGCCGGTTGGAGACCATCGCGGATCGACCCCGTTCCCCAGTCAAATGGCCTGGACCGGCGGAGAGCCACGAGGATCGTGAAGTCCTCACGGCACCGTCGGGCGGCCACCGCAGATAGGTTCACCGGTCCTTATGCAAAAGGTTCCGTGATCAGGTGACGGCTCGATTGTTCTCATCGGGATCTGAGTGTTGTCTTGTTCCGGTAACGACCGCATCAGTCTCGTATCTCATATCTGGAACTCGGAGTAAAAGAGGGATGTTATCCCCATGGCAGTCGTGCATAACTCATTCAATAAAGGAGGACTCTATGTCTGGTCTTCGAATTGGAATTCTCACGGGCCTGTACACGATATTAACTGCCGGTTTGGCAATGGCAGATCCCTCATTTCCGACACCAGTGGGGCCACCATTTACGCCACCTGGACTTGTCCGTGCTGTTCCAATACCCTCAACGGAGGTGTTCTTCGGGCTGGGCTTCGCTGCTCTGGTATGGATCGGACCGAAGATCAGGAAACGGAGATACTCGTCGGTGGCTTGATGATTCCTGTTGCGGCGACGCGATCGGGTCATCACGTCCGATGACATTTCGGCGTCGGCCTCACGGGTTTGCCCGGCTGGCGTAGCTAACACATCCGCCACCGCAACTGGGTTGGTTGGTGGCAGCCGGGGGGGTATCACCGGGCCGTCCGGCTCCGACTCTCCCGCTGGACGGCTCCCTGCCGTAGCGGCTTCCCATCCTGCCATGGATGCCCTGCATTGGTCGATATCATGCGGTGATGACGCCACTCAATAGTCCGTAGTGCTCTGTTTTGTTTCGTTCACTTGTCCGCACAATTCTGTGAACACGCGCAATAGTGATCAGAGCCGGGTAGGGTAGAGGTGTTACCCTAAGGATGCTGCGACTTCAGTCGGATGACGAAGTAAAGAAATAAGAGGAGGTCGGTATGTTTTGGCTTCGAATTGGAATTCTCACCGGTATGTGCATGATGTTCACTGCGGGCTTCGCCCAGGCGGGCAATACCAACTACGGAAATTTCTGGAATTTCTGGAATAATGGTAACTTCGGCAATTGGGGTAGCTATGGCAATGGCTATGTGCGGACTGTGCCCATCCCGGCTACGGAAGTGTTGTCCGGGTTGGGCTTCGCTGCTCTGGCCTGGATCGGTCCAAAGCTCAGGAAACGGGGCTGGTTTCCTGGCTCCAGGATGTAGTTATTGAGACAGTGTAGCTTGTAACTTGAGTCGGTGACCGCTCTACCGGTCTCCGGTGTGTGATCGGCCGGCCGACGCACTTTCACTGAGCAGGTCACATAGCGGCAGCATGGGGTAACACCAGGCCGTCCGGTTCACGTACCGTTGCCGGACGGCTCCCCGATCTGTCGCGTTCCCATTCCGGCATCACCTCTTTATTTCACCGCACAACATGAATATTTCCGGGTACCACGGGCAGGCTGATTGGGGTAGGACGGCATTACGGTATCTCCAGTGCGGCAAAGGACTGCTTCCCGCATCGGGCACTATGGTACTGAGCATCAGCCTCGCCTGGACCATCATTCTCGTCCTCTGCTGGCCTACGGTTCAAACACTGGTTGACGCCTGGATAGCATCGAGAACGTTTAGGCACGGGTTCTTTATACTGCCCGCCACAATCTATCTTCTCTGGTTCTATCGTGAACGTCTGATAGGAATTCTGCCGGTTCGCAGCGCGCTCGGGGCAAGCATGTTTACGTTCCTGGCCTGGAGCTGGTGGGAGGCGTACACCGGAGAAGATGTGTTTCGGCAACAGGTCTCCCTGGTCGCCATGCTCCCGGCGCTCCTTTGGACCCTGTGCGGAACCGCTACGTTTCGTATTCTGTGTTTCCCGCTCGGGTTGCTGGTTTTTGCCTTGCCGATCGGGACAGCAGCTGAGGGATGGTTGCAGGACTTCACGGCCGCATTTCTGGAAGTGACGTTGAATGCCGTTGGCGTGCCCTTGCTCCGCGAGGGGTACCTCTTAACCCTCCCATCGCAACAGTGGGAAGTGGCAACGGATTGCGCCGGCCTGCGATATGTAATCCCGGGGCTTGCATTGGCGTACATGTATGCGGCGATGGTGTATGGCCGGGTGCTGCGGCGTGCAGCGTTCCTGGTTGTGTGCGGTGTCTTCTTGATACTAGCCAACGGGGTCAGGGCCTTCAGTATCATTTTCTTCGACTTTGTGGGACTGGCTGATGGCACGGACCACCGGGTATTCAGC
This genomic stretch from Nitrospira sp. CR1.1 harbors:
- a CDS encoding glycosyltransferase; amino-acid sequence: MPLEKSTQNSPIEVSVIVPCRNEEEMIADCVSSILQQHPVGGGMELIVADGLSTDNTREVLTQMARNDARLRVIDNSGRIVSSGLNAALEVARGAIIVRMDAHTLYAPDYIRQCITALQETGADNVGGPALTAGEGYFQRAISAAYHSPFAVGGARFHNPDYEGFVDTVPYGCWPRRVFSEIGLFDEELVRNQDDEFNLRLIRSGGKIWQSPRIKSWYRPRGSLRDLFRQYCQYGYWKVRVIQKHRLPASIRHVIPGLFLLSLAGLLLLSLWWRPAIWGLGAVAALYAAGTLGASLVTAAKRGWTLLPVLPVVFATYHVSYGIGFLRGLWDFLVIRRGPHRSLATLSRGPAARKITSDT
- the xrt gene encoding exosortase, with translation MNISGYHGQADWGRTALRYLQCGKGLLPASGTMVLSISLAWTIILVLCWPTVQTLVDAWIASRTFRHGFFILPATIYLLWFYRERLIGILPVRSALGASMFTFLAWSWWEAYTGEDVFRQQVSLVAMLPALLWTLCGTATFRILCFPLGLLVFALPIGTAAEGWLQDFTAAFLEVTLNAVGVPLLREGYLLTLPSQQWEVATDCAGLRYVIPGLALAYMYAAMVYGRVLRRAAFLVVCGVFLILANGVRAFSIIFFDFVGLADGTDHRVFSYLVYGITIVFLAWIGTFWADDTTEEATPGLVRHHGSA
- a CDS encoding GNAT family N-acetyltransferase codes for the protein MSPTFEKVDLPFQDWETILGTFEDRTIFQSPAWLAFVTKTQGAEPIFARLREGARTLGYFSGLIVKRFGLRILGSPLPGWTTSYMGMNLLPGVSRRSALEALQGLAFERLGCVHMEMMDRNLLIEDADGLGFEYRQFGGFEIDLTQNLDQLFSNMASACRRCIRRAEKSGVIIEEAHDAAFADEYYAQLQVVFQKRSLVPTYGVERVRELITCLSDTGRLLLLRARDPQGRCIATGIFPAMNTTMYFWGGASWRETLGYRPNEAVQWHAMQYWKARGIHRYDMGGGGEYKRKFGGCEIMVPWLRKSKYPGLASLRSLTKQVVGWRQRIAGRLETIADRPRSPVKWPGPAESHEDREVLTAPSGGHRR